The Candidatus Poribacteria bacterium DNA segment AACCTTGAGGGATGGCACCATTGGACACATGCCGAGGCCACCGCACTCTTCCAAACTGAAGGCAAAAAAGCGGAACCCATCGTCGGGAAAAAAGCCGTTTATATCAAGATTAGTAAGGCGGGCGAGTTATGGCACATCCAATTCTATCAGCAACCCTTTACGTTGGAAAAGGGTGTGTAAATATTTTGTCATCAGGTATTGAGTGATATATGTGTTGAAAGTA contains these protein-coding regions:
- a CDS encoding carbohydrate binding domain-containing protein — protein: MKFLFTFTLLLGLATLAYAAKPPENILKNGDFDLNLEGWHHWTHAEATALFQTEGKKAEPIVGKKAVYIKISKAGELWHIQFYQQPFTLEKGV